CAGCGGGAACTGCGCGGACTTCCCGATCACGCCGCCGAGGATCAGGAGACCGAGGATCGCGAACCACGTCTCCGGTGCGAACCCGAACGTCGAGACCGCGCCCGCACCGCCACCGCCGAGCGCCGCCTCCGCGAGGCCGGGGAAGCTCTCTTCGCCGGCGAACGTCGCGCTCCCGAACGTCGCGAGCACGCCGACCACGCCGACGAGGAAGAAGTAATCGCCGAAGCGCGTGACGAGGAACGCTTTCTTCGCCGCACTCGGCGGCGCGTCCTCGCGGTACCAGTGACCGATCAGGAGCCACGAGCACAGCCCGACCATCTCGAAGAACATGAACGCCATGAACAGGTTGTCGGCGATCACGAACCCGAGCATGCTCGCGGTGAACAGGCCGAGGCCGGCGTAGTATCTCGGGAGTCCCGGCTCGCCCTCGTCGTTCATGTAGCCGAGGCTGAACACGTGGACGAGAAGCGCGACCAGCGAGACGATGATCAGCATGAGCGCCGCGAGCGGATCGATCAGGACCCCGAGGTGGAGGTCGATCCCCCCGGCGTCGACGAACGTGTAGAGCGCCTGATTGTAGGTGTTGCCGGCCGCGACGGAGAGGGCCATCCAGATCGAGAGCACGAGCGAGCCCGCGGTCGCGAGGATCCCCGCGAGCGCGCCCTTCTTCGGGAGGAATCGGCCCCCGAACAGCGCGATCACGAACGAGGCGAACGGCAGGAGCGCGATCGCCGGCGCGTAGTCGAATGCCGCCATCTTACCACCTCATGGTCGTCGCTTGAGTCACGTCCACGCCGCGGAAGTTGCGGTAGAGGACGAGGATGATGCCGATGCCGACCGCGACCTCCGCCGCGGCGAGCGCGATCGTAAAGAGGCTGAACACCTGGCCGGTGAGGTTCCCATGCTGGAAGGAAAAGGCGACGAGGTTGATGTTGCCGGCGGTGAGCATCAGCTCAACGCTCATCAAGAACAGCAGGGCGTTCTCCCGCGTCAGGATGCCGAACAGCCCGATACAGAACATCGCGGCCGAGAGCAGGAGGTAGTACTGAGCCGGAACCATCAGCGGTCCTCCTCGCCACGATCGCGGTCACGGCCACCGTCGGTACGGGTAGCGGTATCGTCGTCGGGAGTGTCGCTCGATCCGATTCGGAGCGCGCCCCCGATCCGACCGTCCTCCTCGGTCTTCGCGAGCATCACCGCGGCGGCGAGCGCCGCCACGAGCACGATGTCGATGATCTCGAAGGCGACGAGGAACGTCTCGCTCTCGTGGGTGCCGCCCTCCAAAGCGAACATCGCGTAGCCGATCGCGGCGGTGATCGAGCCGCCGCCGGTGAAGCCGGTCGGTTCGGGAAACGAGGCGGTCAGAAAGACGGCCGCGAACACGCCGAACAGCGCGAGCGCGATCAGTCCGGGCAGGAAGTTTCCGTCCGTTTTCAGGCGAGGGCGTGTCGTCATGTGGGGGTCTCCTTCGGGTCGTCGACCCGCGTGAGCATCACGGCGAAGGTGATCAGGATGAGTACCCCGCCGACGTACACGAGGATCTGCATCGCCGCGAGGAACTCCGCCTGGAGCATCACGTAGTGGACCGCGACGCTCAGCAGCGCCACTC
This sequence is a window from Halococcus agarilyticus. Protein-coding genes within it:
- the nuoK gene encoding NADH-quinone oxidoreductase subunit NuoK; its protein translation is MVPAQYYLLLSAAMFCIGLFGILTRENALLFLMSVELMLTAGNINLVAFSFQHGNLTGQVFSLFTIALAAAEVAVGIGIILVLYRNFRGVDVTQATTMRW
- a CDS encoding NADH-quinone oxidoreductase subunit J, encoding MTTRPRLKTDGNFLPGLIALALFGVFAAVFLTASFPEPTGFTGGGSITAAIGYAMFALEGGTHESETFLVAFEIIDIVLVAALAAAVMLAKTEEDGRIGGALRIGSSDTPDDDTATRTDGGRDRDRGEEDR
- a CDS encoding NADH-quinone oxidoreductase subunit J, whose protein sequence is MAVLPYEAIAFALFALVTVASSLGVVLVEDVWHSALLLGVALLSVAVHYVMLQAEFLAAMQILVYVGGVLILITFAVMLTRVDDPKETPT